The following are encoded together in the Bradymonas sediminis genome:
- a CDS encoding DUF4886 domain-containing protein: MKKLTPIRVAILITALLALGTFVAYSAGYRLNAPAPPERIYDAPPPQALRVLFIGNSHTYVHDVPGMVQRLGEANGTPIWVEALTIGGASLSDHLRRPGTNATIQGDGWDFVVLQEHSLTPALNPEQFYQSLDLLASTATEAGATPVIYATWARHGDDPYFQRQTRFTSPMRLQEALDRAFATGAQRSNALVSPVGTAWHHYYGQNTAKRLHAPDGNHANLAGAYLAACVFYRVLQDAPCTGNTYRPGRISAASALRLQQVADRSPKQWSVYTRSQRF; encoded by the coding sequence ATGAAAAAACTAACGCCCATCCGCGTCGCCATCCTCATCACCGCCCTGCTCGCCCTGGGCACCTTCGTCGCCTACTCGGCGGGCTATCGCCTCAACGCCCCCGCCCCGCCCGAGCGCATCTACGACGCCCCGCCCCCGCAGGCGCTCCGGGTGCTCTTTATCGGCAATAGCCACACCTACGTCCACGACGTGCCGGGTATGGTGCAGCGGCTGGGCGAGGCGAATGGGACGCCCATCTGGGTTGAGGCGTTGACGATTGGCGGGGCGAGCCTGAGCGACCACCTTCGCCGGCCTGGCACCAACGCGACTATTCAGGGCGACGGATGGGATTTCGTGGTCCTGCAGGAGCATAGCCTCACGCCCGCGCTCAACCCCGAGCAGTTCTACCAATCGCTCGACCTGCTGGCGTCCACCGCCACCGAGGCCGGCGCCACCCCGGTCATCTACGCCACCTGGGCGCGCCACGGCGACGACCCATACTTCCAAAGACAAACGCGCTTTACCTCGCCGATGCGCCTGCAAGAGGCGCTGGACCGCGCGTTCGCCACGGGCGCCCAACGCTCGAACGCCCTGGTCTCGCCGGTCGGCACCGCCTGGCATCACTATTACGGACAAAACACCGCCAAACGCCTGCACGCCCCTGACGGCAACCACGCCAACCTGGCCGGCGCCTACCTGGCCGCCTGCGTGTTCTACCGCGTGCTGCAGGACGCGCCGTGCACCGGCAATACCTACCGCCCCGGGCGCATTAGCGCGGCCAGCGCGCTCAGGCTTCAACAGGTCGCGGACCGGAGCCCGAAGCAGTGGAGCGTGTACACCCGGAGCCAGCGCTTCTAG
- a CDS encoding DUF6261 family protein yields the protein MSTNVQLTNLLNYRQPTAGAMLFALNKQHARLCPQAGQPAEIDNAELKRMVEEAIAANTESRALAFDWRNQRKAAPLRREGIAEVDARADRALSQLARAVANWAELELDHPNRQMGRRLQAALFPEGVGVTTSLRYEDQNAAIDELLGRLRRDFSTESNALGLQLYITQLAAVNAEYTERLSGLKTDAVTYDQVQEAHRVGLDAYFAVILRVWNDYLQDPATRAKLLAPVDEQDQRVRAYYKRRRVAPPIDPETGEVLDEEAGGPEAGEPAEPVADPSPALDMS from the coding sequence ATGAGCACGAATGTGCAGTTGACGAACCTTCTGAACTATCGCCAACCCACCGCGGGCGCGATGCTCTTTGCGCTGAATAAGCAGCACGCGCGCCTATGCCCGCAGGCGGGTCAGCCGGCCGAGATCGACAACGCCGAGCTCAAGCGCATGGTCGAGGAGGCCATCGCGGCCAATACCGAGAGCCGGGCGCTGGCCTTCGACTGGCGAAACCAGCGAAAGGCCGCGCCGCTGCGGCGCGAGGGCATCGCCGAGGTCGACGCGCGCGCCGACCGCGCGCTGAGCCAATTGGCGCGGGCCGTCGCGAATTGGGCCGAGCTTGAGCTCGACCACCCGAACCGCCAGATGGGCCGCCGGCTGCAGGCCGCGCTGTTCCCCGAGGGGGTCGGGGTGACGACCTCGCTGCGCTACGAGGACCAGAACGCCGCGATCGACGAGCTCCTGGGGCGGCTTCGCCGGGATTTTTCGACCGAGAGCAACGCCCTGGGCCTGCAGCTTTACATCACGCAATTGGCGGCGGTGAACGCCGAATATACTGAGCGCCTGTCGGGGCTAAAGACCGACGCCGTCACCTACGACCAGGTGCAGGAGGCCCACCGCGTCGGGCTGGATGCGTATTTCGCGGTGATCCTGCGGGTGTGGAACGATTATTTGCAGGACCCGGCCACGCGCGCCAAGCTGTTGGCCCCGGTCGACGAGCAGGATCAGCGCGTGCGCGCGTATTATAAGCGCCGCCGGGTCGCCCCGCCGATCGACCCGGAGACCGGCGAGGTGCTCGACGAAGAGGCCGGCGGGCCGGAGGCGGGGGAGCCGGCCGAGCCGGTCGCCGACCCGAGCCCGGCCCTCGACATGAGCTAA
- a CDS encoding DNA translocase FtsK: MASETTADAAKKTIAKKSSTKKKSSKKKSSSKKDATPAYSSKSMALGREVGGLILIALALVILLSVLSFDPADIRGAGPPSNLIGPVGVHLGDLLLYLVGVGVFFFDALLWYLGFMLIVGRLIEWKWSEIAGQLLFVLAGAMLCHLAFVEHTLFGHMPGGLVGELTAEISRGLVGTVGASILGISTLLLSLMLATDMSLGALVRKITAKIHHFSAWVQHKRTVRKLYKERLAEARAELMALQGLDADDPARIAAELSLKPLIEQGYDYDPEKEVQEKLTGTITSLLRSELDLEEEEKASKKKKSKKKSKSKSDDKVDEAAITVVADAADAAAADSGEWEMGEPLATEPEIVIRHVEDDESPAEAAKPAPAGDSKVIDMGKEKQASGPVNADFGPQIVESESQKRSREKKEMLSADDGDGILFKPKKKGKYELPPITFLDFDDGDAVEIDTDALRQMAAQIEQTLADFKVEGSVVEICPGPVITMFEFSPAPGVKISKIAGLSDDLAMGLAALSVRIVAPIPGKGVVGIEVPNPTREMVWLKEIIADDVFQNQEMQLPMALGKGTEGEPVVADLAKMPHLLVAGATGSGKSVAVNTMIVSLLYTNSPEDVRMIMVDPKMLEFNIYENIPHLLLPVVTDPNQATIALNWTVNEMERRYQKLADLGVRNLKGYNKKVERLTKQAELDALDGKEESAAMRELDIQDDGSPRHQRMPFLVVVIDEFADLMMTASKDVEQAVARLAQKARAAGIHMILATQRPSTDVITGLIKANFPTRIALRVTSKTDSRVILDSNGAESLLGNGDMLFVPPGTSYLKRVHGAYVSETEIHQIADFLRSQGTAEYDESILATDDEDDEGGNPEDEWEKDEYYNDAVRIVVESQKASISMIQRKLRVGYNRSARMVERMASEGIVGESDGCRPRDVLVNEIPPHCR, translated from the coding sequence GCGCGAGGTCGGTGGACTGATCTTGATCGCGCTCGCGCTGGTCATCCTGCTGTCGGTCTTAAGCTTTGACCCCGCCGACATCCGCGGCGCGGGCCCGCCCAGCAACCTGATCGGACCGGTCGGCGTGCACCTGGGCGACCTGCTGCTCTACCTGGTGGGCGTGGGCGTCTTCTTCTTCGACGCCCTGCTCTGGTACCTGGGTTTTATGCTGATCGTCGGGCGGCTGATCGAGTGGAAATGGTCCGAGATCGCCGGCCAATTGCTCTTCGTTTTAGCCGGCGCGATGCTCTGCCACCTCGCCTTCGTCGAGCACACCCTCTTTGGACATATGCCCGGCGGACTCGTCGGCGAATTGACCGCCGAGATCTCGCGCGGCCTGGTGGGCACCGTCGGCGCCAGCATCCTCGGCATCAGCACCTTGCTGCTGAGCCTGATGCTCGCCACCGATATGAGCCTGGGCGCATTGGTGCGCAAAATCACCGCCAAGATCCATCATTTCAGCGCCTGGGTGCAGCACAAACGCACCGTGCGAAAACTCTATAAAGAGCGCCTCGCCGAGGCCCGCGCCGAGCTGATGGCCCTGCAGGGCCTGGACGCCGACGACCCCGCGCGCATCGCCGCCGAGCTCTCGCTCAAGCCGTTGATCGAGCAGGGATACGACTACGATCCCGAGAAGGAAGTGCAGGAAAAGCTCACCGGCACCATCACCAGCCTGCTGCGCAGCGAGCTCGACCTCGAAGAGGAAGAGAAGGCGTCGAAGAAGAAGAAATCCAAGAAGAAGAGCAAATCGAAGAGCGACGACAAGGTCGACGAGGCCGCGATCACCGTGGTCGCAGACGCCGCCGACGCGGCCGCCGCCGACTCTGGCGAGTGGGAGATGGGCGAGCCCCTGGCCACGGAGCCCGAGATCGTTATCCGCCATGTCGAAGACGACGAGAGCCCCGCGGAGGCCGCCAAGCCGGCCCCGGCGGGCGACTCCAAGGTCATCGATATGGGCAAAGAGAAGCAGGCCTCGGGCCCGGTGAACGCCGACTTCGGCCCGCAGATCGTCGAGAGCGAGAGCCAGAAGCGCTCGCGCGAGAAAAAAGAAATGCTGTCGGCTGACGACGGCGACGGCATCCTCTTCAAGCCCAAAAAGAAGGGCAAATACGAGCTGCCGCCGATCACGTTCCTGGACTTCGACGACGGCGACGCCGTCGAGATCGACACCGACGCCCTGCGCCAGATGGCCGCACAGATCGAGCAGACCCTGGCCGATTTCAAGGTCGAGGGCTCCGTGGTCGAGATCTGCCCCGGCCCGGTCATCACGATGTTCGAGTTCAGCCCCGCCCCGGGCGTCAAGATCTCGAAGATCGCCGGGCTCTCCGACGACCTGGCCATGGGCCTGGCCGCCCTGAGCGTGCGAATCGTGGCGCCCATCCCCGGCAAGGGCGTGGTCGGCATCGAGGTGCCCAACCCGACCCGCGAGATGGTGTGGCTCAAAGAGATCATCGCCGACGACGTCTTCCAAAATCAGGAGATGCAGCTCCCCATGGCGCTCGGAAAAGGCACCGAGGGCGAGCCGGTCGTCGCCGACCTGGCCAAGATGCCGCACCTTTTGGTCGCCGGTGCCACCGGCTCGGGTAAGTCGGTCGCGGTCAACACCATGATCGTCAGCCTCTTGTACACGAACTCCCCGGAGGACGTGCGCATGATCATGGTCGACCCGAAGATGCTCGAGTTCAATATCTACGAGAATATCCCGCACCTGCTGCTGCCCGTGGTGACCGACCCCAACCAGGCGACCATCGCCCTGAACTGGACCGTCAACGAGATGGAGCGGCGCTACCAAAAACTCGCCGACCTCGGCGTGCGTAACCTGAAGGGCTACAACAAAAAGGTCGAGCGCCTGACCAAGCAGGCCGAGCTCGACGCGCTCGACGGCAAGGAAGAATCCGCCGCCATGCGCGAGCTCGACATCCAGGACGACGGCTCCCCGCGCCACCAGCGCATGCCGTTTTTGGTCGTGGTCATCGACGAGTTCGCCGACCTTATGATGACCGCCTCCAAGGACGTCGAGCAGGCCGTGGCGCGCCTTGCCCAAAAAGCCCGCGCCGCCGGCATCCACATGATCCTGGCCACCCAGCGCCCCTCGACCGACGTCATCACCGGGCTTATCAAGGCGAACTTCCCCACCCGTATCGCCCTGCGCGTTACGAGCAAGACGGACAGCCGCGTCATCCTGGACTCCAACGGCGCCGAGAGCCTGCTCGGTAACGGCGATATGCTCTTCGTCCCGCCCGGCACCAGCTACCTAAAGCGCGTCCACGGCGCCTACGTCTCCGAGACCGAGATCCACCAGATCGCCGACTTCCTGCGCAGCCAGGGCACCGCCGAATACGACGAGTCCATCCTGGCCACCGACGACGAAGACGACGAAGGCGGCAACCCCGAGGACGAGTGGGAAAAAGACGAATATTATAACGACGCCGTACGCATCGTCGTCGAATCCCAAAAAGCCTCCATCTCGATGATCCAGCGCAAGCTGCGCGTCGGCTACAACCGCTCCGCCCGCATGGTCGAACGCATGGCCAGCGAGGGCATCGTCGGCGAGTCCGACGGGTGCCGCCCACGCGACGTGCTGGTCAACGAGATCCCGCCGCATTGCCGATGA
- a CDS encoding helix-turn-helix transcriptional regulator, with translation MSHVVQIVHAAYRLDGDDEGWLNELVEMMAPRFERGRGMVGFRWRVDQGRVIPLEFVTCKGREGDEAMFRTLLQNLDPTRARLAYEQPYCYRSLSEIAQAHPVLHDLRDDSDMQHLAHQRDVIDFEMLRVDEARCQGWMFSVMRSEVAGLEPARRALWECVAAHIAAGARLRQRLDRADLDGAAAIYDPVTDRLDIRENTLKLGSRRETLRSMIAARRQADALAEHRPLEAMALWQGLVAARWSLLDVLDSDGRAYTILRENPVEVRSIVGLSERERQVAYLVGRGHHTKLVAYELGLSPSTVRTQLRSAMRKLNVEGRAGLIRLVSAVFEAQGPVPIEDTSLLALANRPCHLPLGLSEAERDVARQVYDGLSNEDIAARRATSSRTVANQLRAIYAKLGINSREELIARLSGDSR, from the coding sequence TTGAGCCACGTTGTACAGATTGTCCACGCCGCCTACCGCCTCGATGGTGATGATGAAGGCTGGTTGAACGAGTTGGTTGAGATGATGGCGCCCCGGTTTGAGCGGGGGCGAGGAATGGTGGGGTTTCGCTGGCGGGTGGACCAGGGGCGGGTGATTCCCCTGGAATTCGTCACCTGCAAAGGTCGTGAGGGTGACGAGGCGATGTTTCGGACCTTGCTGCAAAACCTCGACCCGACCCGGGCGCGCCTGGCCTACGAGCAACCCTATTGCTATCGGAGCCTCTCGGAGATCGCGCAGGCCCATCCGGTCCTACATGACCTTCGAGACGACTCGGATATGCAGCACCTCGCCCATCAGCGCGACGTGATCGACTTCGAGATGCTGCGCGTCGATGAGGCGCGCTGCCAGGGGTGGATGTTCAGCGTGATGCGCAGCGAGGTCGCCGGCCTGGAGCCGGCGCGCCGCGCCCTCTGGGAGTGTGTCGCGGCGCATATCGCCGCCGGCGCAAGGCTGCGCCAGCGTCTGGACCGGGCGGATCTCGATGGCGCCGCCGCGATCTATGACCCTGTCACCGACCGCCTGGATATTCGTGAAAATACACTGAAGCTCGGCTCGCGCCGCGAGACGCTCCGATCCATGATCGCCGCCCGACGCCAGGCCGACGCCCTGGCCGAGCACCGCCCGCTCGAGGCGATGGCGCTCTGGCAGGGGCTGGTGGCCGCGCGCTGGTCTTTGTTGGATGTGCTCGACAGCGATGGGCGAGCCTACACAATCCTGCGGGAGAACCCCGTCGAGGTGCGCAGCATCGTGGGGCTGAGCGAGCGAGAGCGGCAGGTCGCCTACCTGGTAGGGCGCGGTCACCATACCAAGCTGGTGGCCTATGAGCTGGGCCTCTCACCCTCGACGGTGCGCACTCAATTGCGCTCGGCGATGCGCAAGCTCAACGTCGAGGGCCGCGCCGGGCTGATTCGTCTGGTCAGCGCGGTCTTTGAGGCTCAGGGCCCGGTCCCAATCGAGGACACCTCCCTGCTCGCCCTCGCCAACCGACCCTGCCACCTTCCGCTGGGGCTCAGCGAGGCGGAGCGTGACGTCGCGCGTCAGGTCTACGACGGCCTGAGCAACGAAGATATCGCCGCGCGTCGGGCTACCTCGTCGCGAACCGTGGCCAACCAGCTCCGCGCAATCTACGCCAAACTCGGGATCAACTCGCGCGAGGAGCTCATCGCACGGCTCAGCGGCGACTCCCGCTAG
- a CDS encoding WGR domain-containing protein, translating into MTHYLEFVDDTSAKFWMIKLLGNSHTVTYGKIGSEGRASTKEFDSAEEAQKSAAKLIASKKKKGYTASARTDAKPAAQLTNDEAVEKYGLADRYVGNIRFAKVIVFEGDVEIYGDVNKNTVESLFFDGEREPTDELVIIDGNLTVHGSLDLTEYYPCLLVLGDLHCDFVTSVNSYKEVTGDAYITTAFIGNYNHGQMVVEGTTHVPLILNSDHGCTMTPNPKTVCINYFSYHDDFFKYDYYVDELKNLFPDEFFEWFDEDDDEDFDFEWWSLAATLKSGASPFLEGAAPDLLSAEEIRAIASGDAPAGEAPASNPKPTTMSPAEAKEAFEAFRAEPALTFLSMCGDATVYRGNVTSDVSDILDLALTLGEQGTPIVIDGDLTLTADSVEWGSESECNLLLVTGDLRVNHLLMSEVGDITVQGDLHAKTLVGMYGDNGGSLNVAGDAQVEVLVATTYFCFGFGGNVQTKHIIGDGTYATDFTDDYISTESTNLFVPEMIEGGEFSAWQLFEARVAGKEVFVNNGKVREGAYEQEW; encoded by the coding sequence ATGACGCATTACCTTGAGTTCGTGGACGACACGTCCGCCAAGTTCTGGATGATCAAGCTTCTCGGCAACTCGCACACCGTCACCTACGGAAAGATCGGCTCCGAGGGGCGCGCCAGCACCAAAGAATTCGACTCCGCCGAGGAGGCGCAGAAGAGCGCCGCCAAACTCATCGCGTCCAAGAAGAAGAAGGGCTACACGGCGAGCGCCCGGACCGACGCCAAACCCGCCGCTCAGCTCACCAATGACGAGGCTGTCGAGAAATACGGACTCGCCGACCGCTACGTGGGAAACATTCGCTTCGCCAAAGTCATCGTCTTCGAGGGGGATGTCGAGATCTACGGTGACGTCAACAAGAACACCGTGGAATCCCTCTTCTTTGATGGCGAGCGCGAGCCCACCGACGAGCTGGTGATCATCGACGGCAACCTCACCGTCCACGGCAGCCTGGATCTGACCGAGTATTACCCCTGCCTGCTCGTGCTCGGAGATCTTCACTGCGACTTTGTGACCAGCGTCAACTCCTACAAAGAAGTCACCGGCGACGCCTACATCACCACCGCCTTCATCGGCAATTACAATCATGGGCAGATGGTCGTGGAGGGGACCACCCACGTCCCGCTGATCCTCAACAGCGATCACGGCTGCACGATGACCCCCAACCCCAAAACGGTCTGCATCAACTATTTCAGCTACCACGACGACTTTTTTAAGTACGATTATTACGTCGACGAGCTAAAGAACCTTTTCCCCGACGAGTTCTTCGAATGGTTTGATGAAGATGACGACGAGGACTTCGACTTCGAGTGGTGGTCGCTGGCGGCGACCCTGAAGTCGGGTGCCTCCCCCTTCCTGGAGGGCGCCGCGCCCGACCTCCTCTCCGCAGAAGAGATCCGCGCCATCGCATCGGGTGACGCGCCGGCCGGCGAGGCGCCGGCGAGCAACCCCAAACCGACCACGATGAGCCCGGCCGAGGCCAAAGAAGCGTTTGAAGCCTTTCGAGCCGAGCCGGCCCTGACCTTTTTGAGCATGTGCGGCGACGCCACGGTTTACCGCGGCAATGTCACCAGCGACGTGAGCGATATTTTGGATCTGGCGCTCACGCTTGGCGAGCAGGGCACACCGATTGTCATCGACGGTGACCTCACGCTGACCGCCGATTCCGTGGAATGGGGCTCGGAGTCGGAGTGCAACCTGCTGCTCGTCACCGGCGACCTCCGCGTCAATCACCTCCTTATGTCGGAAGTCGGCGACATCACCGTGCAGGGCGACCTCCACGCCAAGACCCTCGTCGGCATGTACGGCGACAACGGCGGGAGCCTCAACGTCGCCGGCGACGCCCAGGTCGAAGTCCTCGTCGCCACGACCTATTTCTGTTTCGGCTTCGGCGGCAACGTCCAGACAAAACACATCATCGGCGACGGAACCTACGCCACCGACTTCACCGACGACTACATCTCCACCGAATCGACCAACCTCTTTGTGCCCGAGATGATCGAAGGTGGCGAATTCTCAGCCTGGCAGCTCTTTGAAGCGCGCGTCGCTGGCAAAGAGGTCTTCGTCAACAATGGCAAAGTCCGCGAGGGCGCCTACGAACAGGAGTGGTAA
- a CDS encoding HEAT repeat domain-containing protein gives MTYYLENAEEFWRVDYQDDIVTVRSGPLGEAGSVVETHEVADEGEALALMRETARAQRDLGFVQRLPPEERFSQDERVKAYWQHEVLDVWKAMGVTEAEPLDYRDRWEAYLAKPLPEELDQYLTWRSTHRFGYCNFGEWRMWDEDLWLPEAERGNLFEQLVLMDQENVLATAMMGQFARWVSIGSAGNGDQYFAHIDDLDPQRVEVVFYDHETSSPSFVCADSLSSFAWLNRCYVAFFDNEDAEDEAPGLAQITEDMSRLEGRVALSWHFDELEEGTEFEPGYEAKSDALYLFHKFVWISDLLRNTSIGAFEEVAEVFYESLHAELNFEQAKTRPFDASSALYWIWRLFWFDKPELEACLQLVASHDSPVVRDCVALVRELLEGRTELGAIKDIFALRERFLALDLDPDRAEERAREAEEAERLANAAHYAAMERADQLIAEGDVDAMTEALWELDDDEATERVFARVIEASPEGKVWARRWNFIDEHRSSRDGRGHDYEDEELYEIIWREPSELIGPLLGKPESWTGHDWKRLGLAAAAAGERMLPHLLTALDTRDEYRRAQTAAARGFAALGDPAHVGKLVPLVKELWWPNGNFLMEMSKSDPLLATIEALGALGGSEAVEVLMKLMEKGPDKVRPRAAASLGRIGDAEATQTLIAYVDSEATRPVLFALAHIGTEEARSAIDAYIAKNNGSLLNLAYEHGMQQFAAFQTGGADAVDWSLVAELNLIVENSTYDDRELHETLARLYRHHPDAAVAEARLREYLHHEYAVVRTAAIEGLEALGVDLGLRWMDRPTVELIWESRGVEGLREALADPNAIFRHNLVIKAAEEGVGDALDAEVLALADLYCRFTGYTNGYVRDAHRRTYYLIEAMSKLDTEAMLRRLCRLWKSSNPHYRGAEYIKHNFDDLHARMRPYVAEVEAALAAEAEAKANAEAKKAGLGLSARPFGASAHAEGHTSRIRSVQLLGDQVLTSSDDKSVIRWSREGTLLAKYAFKDGLRDAVMDDEHVYAISGEFAACRTLDGEEVWQREGVFNYWIALMGDRFISPPYDTLRILDRHTGEDIYTSKTLFGLQRMVRLDDDHFLVAKYQGERLLVVNPFTLKVTAQWKLPPVSGYGGLWSMAAADGEVFVSRRDDSVVVFDAHGEVIRRGVFDSSLYTIRVVGDHLISASSGTTVKVFDKQTFELIQEVETGIAIESLGVGPGPTIVVGGKKGELVMVEVES, from the coding sequence ATGACGTATTACCTTGAGAACGCTGAAGAATTCTGGCGTGTCGACTATCAGGACGACATCGTCACCGTTCGCTCAGGCCCCCTGGGCGAAGCCGGCTCGGTCGTTGAGACGCACGAGGTCGCCGATGAAGGCGAGGCGCTGGCGTTGATGCGCGAGACGGCGCGAGCGCAGCGCGATCTCGGGTTTGTGCAGCGCCTTCCGCCCGAAGAGCGCTTCAGCCAGGACGAGCGCGTCAAAGCGTACTGGCAACACGAGGTCCTCGATGTGTGGAAAGCGATGGGCGTGACTGAGGCCGAGCCGCTCGACTACCGCGACCGGTGGGAGGCCTACCTCGCCAAACCCCTGCCCGAGGAGTTGGACCAGTACCTGACCTGGCGCTCCACGCACCGGTTTGGCTATTGCAACTTCGGCGAGTGGCGGATGTGGGATGAGGACCTCTGGCTGCCGGAGGCGGAGCGAGGAAACCTCTTCGAGCAGCTCGTGCTCATGGATCAGGAGAACGTGCTGGCTACGGCGATGATGGGCCAGTTTGCCCGCTGGGTGAGCATCGGCAGCGCGGGCAATGGCGATCAGTATTTTGCGCACATCGACGACCTCGACCCGCAGCGCGTCGAGGTGGTCTTTTATGATCATGAGACGAGTTCGCCGAGCTTTGTCTGCGCCGACTCGCTCTCGTCCTTCGCCTGGCTCAACCGCTGCTACGTGGCCTTCTTCGACAACGAGGACGCGGAGGACGAAGCGCCCGGCCTGGCGCAGATCACAGAGGATATGAGCCGGCTGGAGGGCCGCGTCGCGCTCTCGTGGCATTTCGACGAGCTGGAAGAGGGGACGGAGTTCGAGCCGGGCTATGAGGCGAAGTCCGATGCGCTCTACCTCTTCCACAAATTCGTCTGGATCAGCGACCTCTTGCGCAACACCAGCATCGGTGCGTTCGAGGAGGTCGCGGAGGTCTTTTACGAAAGCCTGCACGCGGAGTTGAACTTCGAGCAGGCCAAAACGAGGCCTTTTGATGCGTCGTCGGCGCTCTACTGGATCTGGCGGCTCTTCTGGTTCGACAAGCCCGAGCTCGAAGCGTGCCTTCAGCTTGTGGCGTCGCATGATTCGCCGGTGGTGCGCGATTGCGTCGCGCTGGTGCGAGAGCTTTTGGAGGGGCGCACCGAGCTCGGTGCGATCAAGGACATCTTCGCGCTGCGCGAGAGGTTCCTGGCGCTCGATCTCGACCCCGACCGGGCCGAGGAGCGCGCCCGTGAGGCCGAAGAGGCCGAGCGGCTGGCGAACGCCGCCCACTACGCCGCGATGGAGCGTGCCGACCAGCTTATCGCCGAGGGTGATGTCGACGCGATGACCGAAGCGCTCTGGGAGCTCGATGATGATGAGGCGACCGAGCGCGTCTTTGCCAGGGTCATCGAGGCGTCGCCCGAAGGGAAGGTGTGGGCGCGCCGGTGGAACTTCATCGATGAGCACCGAAGCAGCCGCGATGGCCGGGGGCACGATTACGAAGACGAGGAGCTCTACGAGATCATCTGGCGCGAGCCCTCCGAGCTTATCGGCCCGCTGCTCGGCAAGCCGGAGAGCTGGACCGGCCACGACTGGAAGCGCCTGGGGCTGGCGGCCGCGGCGGCGGGTGAGCGCATGCTGCCGCATCTGCTGACGGCGCTCGATACGCGCGATGAGTACCGGCGCGCGCAGACCGCGGCGGCGCGGGGGTTTGCCGCGCTCGGCGATCCCGCGCACGTCGGCAAACTTGTCCCCCTGGTCAAGGAGTTGTGGTGGCCGAACGGCAACTTCTTGATGGAGATGTCGAAGAGCGACCCCTTGCTCGCGACGATTGAAGCGCTCGGGGCGTTGGGCGGCAGTGAGGCGGTCGAAGTCCTCATGAAACTGATGGAGAAGGGGCCCGACAAGGTGCGTCCCCGGGCGGCCGCCTCATTGGGACGCATCGGCGACGCGGAGGCGACCCAGACCCTGATCGCGTACGTCGATTCGGAGGCGACGCGGCCCGTGCTCTTTGCCCTGGCGCATATCGGCACCGAGGAGGCCCGATCCGCCATCGACGCCTACATCGCCAAAAATAACGGATCGCTGCTCAACCTGGCCTACGAGCACGGCATGCAGCAGTTTGCGGCCTTCCAGACCGGCGGCGCCGACGCTGTCGACTGGTCACTCGTGGCGGAGCTCAACCTGATCGTTGAGAACTCCACCTACGACGACCGGGAGCTGCACGAAACGCTCGCCAGGCTGTATCGGCATCATCCCGACGCCGCTGTGGCAGAAGCGCGGCTGCGGGAGTACCTGCATCACGAGTATGCCGTGGTGCGTACGGCGGCGATCGAAGGGCTGGAGGCGCTGGGCGTCGACCTTGGGTTGCGCTGGATGGACCGTCCGACCGTCGAGCTCATCTGGGAGAGCCGTGGTGTGGAGGGCCTGCGCGAAGCGCTGGCCGACCCCAACGCCATCTTCCGGCATAACCTCGTGATCAAGGCCGCGGAAGAGGGCGTCGGCGACGCGCTCGACGCCGAGGTGCTCGCGCTGGCCGACCTCTACTGTCGCTTCACCGGCTACACCAACGGCTATGTGAGGGATGCGCACCGACGCACCTATTATCTCATTGAGGCGATGTCGAAGTTGGACACCGAGGCGATGCTGCGGCGTCTGTGTCGGCTCTGGAAGTCGAGCAACCCGCATTACAGGGGCGCGGAGTACATCAAACACAACTTCGACGATTTGCACGCCCGCATGCGGCCCTACGTCGCCGAGGTCGAAGCGGCGCTCGCTGCCGAGGCCGAAGCAAAAGCCAACGCGGAGGCCAAAAAGGCAGGGCTCGGACTCTCCGCGCGACCCTTTGGCGCCTCTGCCCACGCCGAAGGCCACACCTCGCGAATCCGCTCGGTGCAACTCCTGGGCGACCAGGTGCTGACCTCCTCCGACGACAAGTCGGTGATTCGGTGGTCGCGCGAGGGCACGCTCCTGGCGAAGTACGCGTTTAAGGACGGGTTACGCGACGCGGTCATGGACGACGAGCACGTCTACGCCATCAGTGGCGAGTTTGCCGCCTGTCGTACGCTCGATGGCGAGGAGGTCTGGCAGCGCGAAGGTGTCTTCAACTACTGGATCGCGCTGATGGGAGACCGTTTCATCAGCCCGCCCTACGACACCCTGCGGATCCTCGACCGTCACACGGGCGAAGATATCTACACCTCCAAGACGCTCTTCGGCCTCCAACGCATGGTCCGGCTGGACGACGACCACTTCCTGGTCGCCAAATACCAGGGGGAGCGCTTGCTCGTCGTCAACCCCTTCACGTTGAAGGTGACGGCGCAGTGGAAGCTACCACCGGTCAGCGGCTACGGCGGGCTCTGGAGCATGGCGGCGGCCGATGGCGAGGTCTTCGTCAGCAGGCGCGATGACTCGGTGGTGGTGTTCGACGCGCATGGCGAGGTGATTCGCCGCGGCGTTTTCGATTCGAGCCTCTACACGATCCGGGTGGTCGGGGATCACCTGATCAGCGCCAGCAGCGGCACGACGGTTAAGGTGTTCGACAAGCAAACCTTTGAGCTCATTCAGGAGGTCGAGACGGGCATCGCCATCGAGTCCCTTGGCGTCGGGCCGGGGCCGACCATCGTGGTCGGTGGAAAGAAGGGTGAGCTTGTGATGGTCGAGGTCGAGTCGTGA